A window of the Pseudoalteromonas sp. A25 genome harbors these coding sequences:
- a CDS encoding non-ribosomal peptide synthetase — protein MTNNINKFRLSLSQQDIYLDQLHHENSPIYNIGGYIICRHIDVMRMVDAHRRLVENQACFGIRIGSDTTGSFQYLDNDKNSSLPLVDFSTSETAKQDAAKWVQDLFETPVQYMEAQMCKAWLLKVEGDIYWYVGFAHHLAMDGWGFSNWAYQLAEYYNASENTESNNEDCTSSVLQQLVQSSHDYLQSKGYIKDQLYWEKAFDPDYHNFLMPYNSLGDQGPSVTPSVRHTIDLSRQTFKSLQGISERINVSITHVFLGVLSVYFSSLYNLEKLCFGLPVHNRRNHKEKSFLGSCTSISPLFIDIDTNSTFSELVIAISKISKSNFRHQRYPLSHIVKDNASSGGISPLYEIMFNYLKIDYSDLHFASSEAEVVYVSHNHQKNPLSVTIWDGERDVVEMQLDYNLAYFSKAQIEAMEEHFGVLFSCVLANPDMRIKEISPISVNEKKLLLKMGESSQSFLDKGECVHQLFEKQVNITPKRDAVIYGRDRLTYDSLNKRANQIAHYLRAHQNIGCETLVGIYLTRSIDMLAAMLGVLKAGAAYVPLDPSYPQARTTYIINDAKIQTVLTEQSLKNRVAAMSNIGLCIDDLEIVKQLELQPDTNIPIEEGGVKSSHTAYVIYTSGSTGEPKGVVVEHRNTTSFIQWAHSVYAPSSLNCVLSSTSICFDLSIFELFVPITSGGSTLIAENILSINSEHFSDEITLINTVPSAIENLLEIGELPSGVTTVNLAGELLKQHTVEQLYERGVGKVYDLYGPSEDTTYSTYTLRKPNGSNSIGKPINGSQVYVLNNRRMPVPKGTPGELYIGGAGITRGYLHKEHLTKDRYITNPFLIDEPNASPRLYKTGDLVRWLEDGNLVYLGRLDHQVKIRGFRIELGEVESTLLEIKDVKNAVVVVQGDCALDKQLVAYIVLHSDCRENDIPAYLKGKLSQLIPDYMIPSAFVTLTDLPLTENGKVDRKALPALNMSQVQTEYIAPRTKTEILLGEIWCSVLAVERVGVNDSFFSLGGHSLLATKVIAQLERENSVRMSLNAFFSHSTLSEQAKLVDSLQSSRERPVVVKALKKENLLPSYAQQRLWLLDKIDGGSSHYNMSGTLSVTGLLNVEGVNWAFQTILMRHESLRTRFSLDVKEQLVQVIQAPRHLDIMLHDLTHIEDLEQHSYIKRIVTEEAKKEFDLAHDLMLRVQLLKLDSEEHIIQVTMHHIASDGWSMGILLNEFSALYSAFVRNQENPLKPLDIQYSDYAQWQRHWLKGDVLEEQLSYWADQLTDLPAVHSLPLDFPRPTTQQFSGASYFSNIPQKERLQLKALCQEQESTLFMGLMAVFSTLLARYSSETDIVIGSPIANREQAEVAGLIGFFVNTLVLRNDLSGNPSFRDLLVRSKATLLSAYEHQQVPFEQVVERLQPSRSFSYSPLFQVMLVLQNNEHGQLNLPNLTLSPVKQVGQVAQYDLTLNVKETEKGLELEWEYDTALFKASTISRMATHFHALLGALVREPDKNIFHANLLSASERQKMLQQSLGPQRAYPEPVCIHERFEAQVMRTPSDTAVIHHDQEISYTQLNHQANRLAHYLRSRGIGVSHLVGIYAPRSPMFLVGMLAIMKAGGAYVPLDPISPRERIEGMIANAQLSVLLSDHKQIQEISVSSDIEVVYLDDLDQKFDKWSTANPIHHTKGDDYAYMIYTSGSTGLPKGALVHHAGAMNHIDAEFDVLGFMNEDMTLVPSNFLQSAASSSDVSVWQFLAPVLSGGKTVILDEMTDMVSLVNLVQDHDVHLIETAPVVLQLLVNYVSELPSDSRALPLRWVMSIAEAVPVKLVNDWLRLYPDIPIMNGYGPSEASDDISEFTIRTPLPETMLSVPIGRPLPNLSLYVLGPDLQLQPEGSVGEICVAGVGVGPGYWNNDQKTVSSFVPNPYAKEMGHGARLYRTGDLGRWLPDGNLAFLGRIDNQVKIRGFRVELGEIEAALSKLTWVGDTAVIVSKNQLDEAMLVAYIVAKEENKLSVDSLRTQLTKMLPEYMIPSHFVFLEKMPLNAADKIDRKALPKFDTFHSDAEYVPAETESEKMLEAIWANRLNLKNEKISVTANFFELGGHSVLAIKLIADIKDKLAVELTIKDIFSYTSICQLAQKIDDIKAFESMQLQASKAVITFEGTL, from the coding sequence ATGACAAATAATATTAATAAGTTTCGATTGTCACTTTCACAACAGGATATCTATTTAGATCAACTTCACCACGAAAACTCACCTATATACAATATTGGTGGATATATTATATGCCGCCATATTGATGTTATGAGGATGGTGGATGCGCATAGGAGGCTTGTTGAAAATCAGGCTTGCTTTGGAATACGAATAGGTAGTGACACGACAGGAAGCTTCCAATATCTAGATAATGATAAAAACTCCTCCTTACCATTAGTGGACTTTTCCACTTCAGAGACGGCGAAGCAAGATGCCGCAAAGTGGGTTCAAGATCTGTTTGAAACCCCTGTGCAGTATATGGAAGCGCAAATGTGTAAGGCATGGCTGTTGAAAGTTGAAGGTGATATTTATTGGTATGTAGGTTTTGCCCATCACTTAGCTATGGATGGGTGGGGCTTTTCAAATTGGGCTTATCAATTAGCAGAGTATTACAACGCGTCTGAAAATACAGAGAGTAACAATGAAGACTGTACATCCAGTGTGTTACAACAATTGGTTCAAAGCAGTCACGACTATTTACAAAGCAAGGGATATATAAAAGACCAGCTATATTGGGAGAAAGCTTTTGACCCCGATTATCATAACTTTCTTATGCCATATAATTCTCTGGGTGATCAAGGCCCGTCAGTTACACCGAGTGTGCGGCATACTATTGATCTGTCAAGACAGACATTCAAGTCGCTACAGGGGATTTCTGAACGTATTAATGTCAGTATTACTCACGTATTTTTGGGCGTGCTATCGGTTTATTTTTCGTCCCTATATAATTTAGAAAAACTTTGTTTTGGTCTGCCAGTTCATAATAGAAGAAATCACAAAGAAAAGTCCTTTCTAGGTTCTTGCACAAGTATCAGTCCACTATTTATAGATATAGATACGAATTCGACGTTTAGTGAGTTGGTAATTGCTATATCAAAAATATCCAAATCAAACTTTAGGCATCAGCGATATCCACTTAGTCACATAGTTAAAGACAATGCCTCTTCTGGTGGTATAAGCCCTCTGTATGAGATTATGTTTAACTATCTAAAAATTGACTACAGTGATTTACATTTTGCTAGTTCCGAAGCTGAAGTGGTTTATGTTAGCCATAACCATCAAAAAAACCCACTTTCAGTAACAATATGGGATGGTGAGCGAGATGTTGTCGAAATGCAGCTAGATTACAACCTAGCATATTTTTCGAAGGCGCAAATTGAAGCAATGGAAGAACATTTTGGCGTGCTATTTTCCTGTGTTCTAGCTAACCCTGATATGCGAATTAAAGAAATATCGCCAATATCTGTAAATGAAAAAAAGTTGTTGTTGAAGATGGGGGAAAGTAGCCAGAGCTTTCTTGATAAGGGCGAATGTGTTCATCAGCTCTTTGAAAAACAGGTCAACATTACACCTAAGCGTGATGCCGTTATATATGGTCGTGACAGATTAACTTACGACTCTTTAAATAAAAGGGCCAATCAAATCGCTCATTACCTTCGTGCGCATCAAAATATTGGTTGTGAGACCCTAGTTGGTATTTATTTAACTCGCTCAATAGATATGCTCGCTGCCATGCTGGGTGTATTGAAAGCTGGTGCGGCGTATGTACCACTAGATCCATCATATCCACAGGCTAGAACCACATATATTATCAATGATGCGAAGATTCAAACAGTACTGACAGAACAGAGCTTGAAGAATCGCGTTGCGGCAATGAGCAATATTGGCTTGTGCATTGATGATCTGGAAATTGTTAAGCAATTAGAATTGCAGCCGGACACAAATATTCCCATTGAAGAGGGCGGCGTTAAATCAAGCCATACTGCTTACGTGATTTACACATCTGGTTCAACAGGTGAACCGAAAGGGGTTGTTGTTGAACACCGAAATACCACCTCATTTATACAATGGGCCCATTCAGTTTATGCGCCAAGCAGTTTAAATTGTGTTTTGTCTTCAACATCGATATGTTTTGATTTATCAATATTTGAGTTATTTGTGCCCATAACGAGTGGTGGAAGCACGCTCATCGCTGAAAATATCCTGTCTATTAACTCTGAGCACTTCTCAGATGAAATAACACTAATTAACACGGTTCCTTCAGCGATAGAAAATTTACTTGAGATTGGTGAGCTTCCTAGCGGAGTTACAACCGTAAATTTGGCAGGGGAGTTACTCAAACAGCATACTGTTGAACAACTGTATGAACGCGGAGTGGGCAAGGTCTATGACTTGTATGGCCCTTCAGAAGACACAACTTACTCAACTTATACATTACGAAAACCTAACGGTAGTAATAGCATCGGAAAGCCTATCAATGGAAGCCAAGTGTATGTTCTAAACAATAGACGGATGCCGGTACCAAAGGGAACGCCAGGGGAGTTGTATATCGGTGGTGCTGGTATTACAAGAGGTTATCTTCACAAAGAGCATTTAACTAAAGATAGGTATATTACCAATCCATTTTTAATTGATGAACCAAATGCCAGCCCTCGATTGTATAAAACGGGAGACTTAGTTAGATGGTTGGAAGATGGAAACCTTGTTTATCTTGGTCGACTGGATCATCAAGTTAAAATAAGAGGTTTTCGAATTGAATTAGGTGAAGTCGAGAGCACCTTGTTGGAAATTAAAGACGTTAAAAATGCAGTCGTGGTCGTTCAGGGTGATTGTGCTTTAGATAAGCAATTAGTTGCATATATTGTTTTGCATTCAGATTGTCGAGAAAACGATATTCCTGCGTATTTAAAGGGAAAGTTAAGCCAATTAATTCCAGATTACATGATCCCGTCAGCATTCGTTACACTAACCGATTTGCCCTTAACAGAAAATGGTAAAGTTGACAGAAAAGCTTTACCTGCACTTAATATGTCACAGGTACAGACAGAGTATATTGCTCCTCGAACAAAGACCGAAATATTACTTGGGGAAATATGGTGCTCTGTTTTGGCTGTTGAGCGCGTTGGGGTTAATGATAGTTTTTTCAGCTTAGGGGGACATTCACTGCTGGCGACAAAAGTCATCGCTCAGTTAGAAAGAGAAAACAGCGTTAGAATGTCACTCAATGCCTTTTTTTCACATTCGACATTATCTGAACAGGCTAAGCTTGTCGACTCATTGCAATCTAGTCGTGAGAGGCCAGTGGTTGTTAAAGCCTTAAAGAAGGAAAATTTGTTACCATCTTATGCTCAACAGAGATTGTGGTTGCTTGATAAAATTGATGGAGGAAGTTCACATTACAATATGTCAGGTACACTCTCGGTGACAGGACTATTGAATGTTGAAGGTGTTAATTGGGCCTTTCAAACAATACTAATGCGTCATGAAAGTCTGAGAACTCGCTTTAGCCTAGATGTGAAGGAACAGCTTGTACAGGTGATTCAAGCTCCCAGACACCTTGATATCATGCTGCATGACTTAACACATATCGAAGATTTAGAGCAACACAGTTATATCAAGCGTATTGTGACAGAAGAGGCTAAAAAGGAATTTGATTTAGCCCACGATCTAATGCTACGTGTCCAGCTGCTAAAATTAGACTCTGAAGAGCATATTATTCAAGTGACTATGCATCATATTGCATCAGATGGCTGGTCAATGGGTATTTTACTTAATGAATTTAGTGCTCTTTATAGTGCTTTTGTTCGAAATCAGGAGAACCCATTAAAGCCGTTAGATATCCAATATTCTGACTATGCGCAGTGGCAACGACATTGGTTAAAGGGAGATGTTCTGGAGGAGCAGCTTAGCTACTGGGCAGATCAACTAACGGATTTACCTGCAGTACATAGTTTGCCTTTAGACTTTCCAAGACCTACAACCCAGCAGTTCTCGGGGGCGAGTTATTTTAGCAATATACCGCAAAAAGAGCGTTTGCAACTCAAGGCTTTGTGTCAGGAGCAAGAATCAACGCTATTTATGGGGTTAATGGCAGTATTTTCTACTTTATTGGCAAGATACAGCAGCGAAACTGATATTGTTATAGGGTCGCCAATAGCAAATAGAGAGCAAGCTGAAGTTGCTGGACTAATAGGGTTCTTTGTCAATACGTTGGTGCTGCGCAATGACTTATCTGGAAATCCTAGCTTCAGGGATCTTTTAGTTCGGTCAAAAGCAACGCTATTATCTGCATATGAGCATCAACAAGTTCCTTTTGAACAAGTAGTTGAGCGACTACAACCAAGTCGTAGTTTCAGCTACAGCCCACTATTTCAAGTTATGCTGGTATTGCAAAACAATGAACACGGACAATTAAATTTACCAAACTTGACGTTGAGCCCAGTGAAACAAGTAGGACAGGTTGCGCAGTATGATTTGACTTTAAATGTTAAAGAAACGGAAAAGGGATTAGAACTAGAGTGGGAATACGACACAGCACTTTTTAAAGCGAGCACTATCAGCAGAATGGCGACACATTTTCACGCATTGCTTGGAGCGCTCGTGCGTGAACCGGACAAAAACATCTTTCATGCTAATTTACTCAGTGCCTCTGAGCGTCAGAAAATGTTGCAGCAAAGTTTAGGACCGCAAAGAGCTTACCCTGAGCCTGTCTGTATTCATGAGCGGTTTGAAGCACAGGTAATGCGTACACCATCAGACACTGCGGTTATTCATCATGATCAAGAGATCAGTTACACGCAGTTGAATCACCAAGCGAATAGGCTTGCTCACTATCTACGCTCTCGTGGTATTGGTGTCAGCCATTTAGTAGGAATTTATGCACCGCGTTCACCAATGTTTTTGGTGGGCATGTTAGCTATAATGAAAGCGGGCGGAGCATATGTGCCTTTAGATCCAATAAGTCCTCGAGAGCGTATCGAAGGAATGATTGCGAATGCTCAGTTGAGTGTGTTGCTCAGTGACCACAAACAGATCCAAGAGATAAGCGTTAGCTCTGATATTGAAGTGGTGTATTTAGACGATTTAGATCAAAAATTTGATAAGTGGTCAACAGCAAACCCAATTCACCATACAAAAGGAGATGACTATGCGTATATGATTTACACATCGGGTTCAACTGGACTACCAAAAGGGGCATTAGTGCATCATGCGGGTGCCATGAATCATATTGACGCAGAGTTTGATGTGCTTGGGTTTATGAATGAGGACATGACCTTGGTGCCGTCGAATTTTTTGCAAAGTGCGGCATCATCTTCGGATGTATCTGTATGGCAGTTTCTAGCGCCAGTATTGTCGGGTGGCAAAACTGTGATATTGGATGAAATGACGGATATGGTAAGTTTGGTCAATTTAGTGCAAGATCATGATGTACATTTAATTGAAACCGCACCTGTGGTATTGCAGCTGTTGGTTAACTATGTCAGTGAGCTTCCAAGTGATTCAAGGGCGTTGCCATTAAGGTGGGTCATGAGCATCGCAGAAGCCGTGCCAGTCAAGTTGGTGAATGATTGGTTACGTCTTTATCCCGATATTCCAATAATGAATGGATATGGGCCGAGTGAGGCATCGGATGATATTAGCGAATTTACTATCCGAACTCCCTTACCAGAGACAATGTTAAGCGTGCCTATAGGCCGTCCTCTGCCGAATTTGAGCTTATATGTACTTGGTCCTGATTTGCAGTTACAACCAGAAGGAAGTGTAGGTGAGATATGTGTAGCGGGGGTGGGTGTAGGTCCTGGATATTGGAATAATGATCAGAAGACAGTTTCTAGTTTTGTCCCTAACCCTTATGCAAAAGAAATGGGTCATGGCGCTCGATTATATCGAACGGGAGATCTAGGACGTTGGTTACCTGATGGAAACTTGGCATTCTTAGGTCGCATTGACAATCAGGTTAAGATACGTGGGTTTCGAGTAGAACTTGGCGAAATTGAGGCCGCTTTGTCTAAGCTAACATGGGTGGGGGATACTGCGGTCATTGTTTCGAAAAACCAGTTAGATGAAGCAATGTTAGTTGCATATATTGTTGCCAAGGAAGAGAATAAGCTATCAGTGGATAGTTTACGTACTCAGCTAACTAAGATGTTACCTGAATACATGATACCGAGCCACTTTGTCTTTTTGGAAAAAATGCCATTAAATGCGGCAGATAAAATAGATCGTAAGGCTCTACCTAAGTTTGATACGTTTCACTCTGATGCCGAATATGTGCCTGCCGAAACAGAATCAGAGAAAATGCTAGAGGCAATTTGGGCTAATCGGTTAAATCTCAAAAACGAGAAAATTAGCGTGACTGCAAATTTCTTTGAGTTGGGTGGTCACTCGGTATTAGCGATAAAGCTGATAGCTGACATAAAAGATAAACTTGCTGTTGAGCTAACAATAAAAGATATTTTTAGCTACACCTCTATTTGTCAACTGGCTCAGAAAATTGACGACATTAAAGCATTTGAATCCATGCAGCTACAGGCAAGTAAAGCAGTAATTACATTTGAAGGAACATTATAA